A single region of the Gossypium arboreum isolate Shixiya-1 chromosome 12, ASM2569848v2, whole genome shotgun sequence genome encodes:
- the LOC108477427 gene encoding protein terminal ear1-like isoform X1 — protein MAETGPVRFTGNYLDPSAQEFWPAQNTLFQPQIPLFRPSQLYYPYAAPLTLSFSGGGVAQFHVAVPVPAPLPAAYVTDSTMVLPEPPLSLPPPAATATRALVLTSVPCDVSECKVREELEVFGEIRGVQMERVGEGIVTVHFYDVRHAERALNEIREQHMQQEARGGAAGSEPGETNAYTPEPGLISRRAVWAHFIIPATNALPDGNNQGTLVVFNLDPGVSTSKLKEIFQAYGPVKELRETPLKKHQKFLEFYDVRDAAKALREMNGKEINGKQVVIEFSRPGGYNSKFFNANIANHVKPFKPCTPNISFTASKYNHPSSSPSLTCRFSGSGRYSANIPPRSFLSRSQSPTENLSDSRKGSPNEIKESKKSSVATAVVGGGAAANKVAKNQNNQSPQRISNGVKQQQCRGRPWKGKQGRKFDPRFLISEDAMAESNCKDSRTTVMIKNIPNKYSQQLLLNMLDNHCIHCNEQIVDAGDDQPLSSYDFVYLPIDFNNKCNVGYGFVNMTSPQATWRFYKAFHHQHWEVFNSRKICEVTYARVQGLQALKEHFRNSKFPCEMDHYLPVVFEPPRDGKQLTEPLPLPVVGEKQKSIGGPSPKPNEKQDDYDEHSDSVDECHNDTSLEDGGGASSYGGENNAIINHFN, from the exons ATGGCGGAAACCGGGCCGGTACGGTTCACTGGAAATTACCTAGACCCGTCTGCACAAGAATTTTGGCCCGCCCAAAACACACTATTCCAACCCCAAATTCCTCTCTTCAGACCGTCCCAACTTTACTACCCCTACGCTGCACCCTTAACGTTGTCGTTTTCTGGTGGTGGCGTAGCACAGTTCCATGTGGCGGTACCTGTACCTGCACCTTTGCCAGCAGCGTACGTTACAGATTCCACGATGGTTTTACCCGAACCGCCGCTTTCTCTTCCGCCCCCTGCTGCGACGGCGACGAGGGCTTTAGTGTTGACGTCCGTTCCATGCGATGTGAGCGAGTGTAAAGTGAGGGAAGAACTGGAAGTGTTCGGGGAAATACGCGGGGTCCAGATGGAAAGGGTGGGAGAAGGAATCGTGACGGTTCATTTCTATGATGTGAGACATGCGGAGCGAGCGTTGAATGAAATACGAGAGCAGCACATGCAACAAGAAGCCAGGGGTGGTGCAGCCGGGTCCGAACCAGGGGAGACCAACGCCTATACTCCTGAGCCTGGACTGATATCGAGGAGAGCTGTTTGGGCCCACTTTATTATTCCGGCCACTAATGCTTTGCCTGACGGGAATAATCAAGGAACTCTTGTAGTTTTCAATCTGGACCCCGGTGTTTCCACTTCTAAACTcaaagaaattttccaagcttaTG GTCCCGTGAAGGAACTGAGAGAAACGCCGTTGAAGAAGCACCAAAAGTTCTTGGAGTTTTATGATGTAAGAGATGCGGCTAAAGCCTTACGAGAAATGAATGGAAAAGAAATCAATGGGAAGCAAGTTGTCATTGAATTCAGTCGACCCGGAGGGTATAACAGCAAGTTCTTCAATGCTAATATTGCCAACCATGTTAAGCCTTTCAAACCTTGCACTCCCAATATTTCATTCACTGCCAGTAAATATAATCACCCTTCTTCTTCACCGTCGTTAACTTGTAGATTCTCCGGTTCCGGTAGATATTCTGCCAACATACCTCCTCGTTCTTTTCTTTCTCGAAGCCAATCCCCTACCGAGAACCTGTCTGATTCTCGCAAGGGAAGCCCTAATGAGATTAAGGAAAGCAAGAAGAGTTCAGTTGCAACGGCGGTCGTTGGTGGTGGAGCAGCTGCAAACAAGGTTGCGAAGAACCAAAACAACCAGTCCCCACAGAGGATTAGCAACGGGGTTAAGCAGCAGCAATGTAGGGGAAGGCCATGGAAAGGCAAACAAGGGAGGAAATTTGATCCTCGTTTCTTAATAAGCGAAGATGCTATGGCGGAATCGAACTGTAAAGATTCAAGGACTACCGTCATGATTAAGAACATACCCAATAAATATAG TCAGCAGTTGTTGTTGAACATGCTTGACAATCACTGTATTCACTGCAACGAGCAAATTGTCGACGCCGGCGATGATCAGCCTTTATCTTCTTACGATTTCGTCTACCTCCCCATTGATTTCAA CAACAAGTGTAATGTGGGATATGGATTTGTGAACATGACATCCCCGCAAGCAACTTGGAGATTTTACAAGGCCTTCCACCATCAACATTGGGAAGTTTTCAACTCAAGAAAAATCTGTGAAGTCACTTATGCCAGAGTTCag GGATTGCAGGCGTTGAAAGAACATTTTAGAAACTCAAAGTTCCCATGCGAAATGGATCACTATCTTCCAGTAGTTTTTGAGCCGCCTCGAGACGGGAAACAACTGACTGAGCCACTTCCACTTCCTGTAGTTGGTGAAAAGCAGAAGTCCATCGGTGGTCCCTCGCCAAAACCCAATGAAAAACAAGATGATTACGATGAACATAGCGATAGCGTCGATGAGTGTCATAATGATACATCGCTTGAGGATGGAGGTGGTGCAAGTTCGTACGGTGGAGAAAATAATGCCATCATCAATCACTTCAACTAG
- the LOC108477427 gene encoding protein terminal ear1 homolog isoform X2, with product MAETGPVRFTGNYLDPSAQEFWPAQNTLFQPQIPLFRPSQLYYPYAAPLTLSFSGGGVAQFHVAVPVPAPLPAAYVTDSTMVLPEPPLSLPPPAATATRALVLTSVPCDVSECKVREELEVFGEIRGVQMERVGEGIVTVHFYDVRHAERALNEIREQHMQQEARGGAAGSEPGETNAYTPEPGLISRRAVWAHFIIPATNALPDGNNQGTLVVFNLDPGVSTSKLKEIFQAYGPVKELRETPLKKHQKFLEFYDVRDAAKALREMNGKEINGKQVVIEFSRPGGFSGSGRYSANIPPRSFLSRSQSPTENLSDSRKGSPNEIKESKKSSVATAVVGGGAAANKVAKNQNNQSPQRISNGVKQQQCRGRPWKGKQGRKFDPRFLISEDAMAESNCKDSRTTVMIKNIPNKYSQQLLLNMLDNHCIHCNEQIVDAGDDQPLSSYDFVYLPIDFNNKCNVGYGFVNMTSPQATWRFYKAFHHQHWEVFNSRKICEVTYARVQGLQALKEHFRNSKFPCEMDHYLPVVFEPPRDGKQLTEPLPLPVVGEKQKSIGGPSPKPNEKQDDYDEHSDSVDECHNDTSLEDGGGASSYGGENNAIINHFN from the exons ATGGCGGAAACCGGGCCGGTACGGTTCACTGGAAATTACCTAGACCCGTCTGCACAAGAATTTTGGCCCGCCCAAAACACACTATTCCAACCCCAAATTCCTCTCTTCAGACCGTCCCAACTTTACTACCCCTACGCTGCACCCTTAACGTTGTCGTTTTCTGGTGGTGGCGTAGCACAGTTCCATGTGGCGGTACCTGTACCTGCACCTTTGCCAGCAGCGTACGTTACAGATTCCACGATGGTTTTACCCGAACCGCCGCTTTCTCTTCCGCCCCCTGCTGCGACGGCGACGAGGGCTTTAGTGTTGACGTCCGTTCCATGCGATGTGAGCGAGTGTAAAGTGAGGGAAGAACTGGAAGTGTTCGGGGAAATACGCGGGGTCCAGATGGAAAGGGTGGGAGAAGGAATCGTGACGGTTCATTTCTATGATGTGAGACATGCGGAGCGAGCGTTGAATGAAATACGAGAGCAGCACATGCAACAAGAAGCCAGGGGTGGTGCAGCCGGGTCCGAACCAGGGGAGACCAACGCCTATACTCCTGAGCCTGGACTGATATCGAGGAGAGCTGTTTGGGCCCACTTTATTATTCCGGCCACTAATGCTTTGCCTGACGGGAATAATCAAGGAACTCTTGTAGTTTTCAATCTGGACCCCGGTGTTTCCACTTCTAAACTcaaagaaattttccaagcttaTG GTCCCGTGAAGGAACTGAGAGAAACGCCGTTGAAGAAGCACCAAAAGTTCTTGGAGTTTTATGATGTAAGAGATGCGGCTAAAGCCTTACGAGAAATGAATGGAAAAGAAATCAATGGGAAGCAAGTTGTCATTGAATTCAGTCGACCCGGAGG ATTCTCCGGTTCCGGTAGATATTCTGCCAACATACCTCCTCGTTCTTTTCTTTCTCGAAGCCAATCCCCTACCGAGAACCTGTCTGATTCTCGCAAGGGAAGCCCTAATGAGATTAAGGAAAGCAAGAAGAGTTCAGTTGCAACGGCGGTCGTTGGTGGTGGAGCAGCTGCAAACAAGGTTGCGAAGAACCAAAACAACCAGTCCCCACAGAGGATTAGCAACGGGGTTAAGCAGCAGCAATGTAGGGGAAGGCCATGGAAAGGCAAACAAGGGAGGAAATTTGATCCTCGTTTCTTAATAAGCGAAGATGCTATGGCGGAATCGAACTGTAAAGATTCAAGGACTACCGTCATGATTAAGAACATACCCAATAAATATAG TCAGCAGTTGTTGTTGAACATGCTTGACAATCACTGTATTCACTGCAACGAGCAAATTGTCGACGCCGGCGATGATCAGCCTTTATCTTCTTACGATTTCGTCTACCTCCCCATTGATTTCAA CAACAAGTGTAATGTGGGATATGGATTTGTGAACATGACATCCCCGCAAGCAACTTGGAGATTTTACAAGGCCTTCCACCATCAACATTGGGAAGTTTTCAACTCAAGAAAAATCTGTGAAGTCACTTATGCCAGAGTTCag GGATTGCAGGCGTTGAAAGAACATTTTAGAAACTCAAAGTTCCCATGCGAAATGGATCACTATCTTCCAGTAGTTTTTGAGCCGCCTCGAGACGGGAAACAACTGACTGAGCCACTTCCACTTCCTGTAGTTGGTGAAAAGCAGAAGTCCATCGGTGGTCCCTCGCCAAAACCCAATGAAAAACAAGATGATTACGATGAACATAGCGATAGCGTCGATGAGTGTCATAATGATACATCGCTTGAGGATGGAGGTGGTGCAAGTTCGTACGGTGGAGAAAATAATGCCATCATCAATCACTTCAACTAG